A single window of Actinoallomurus bryophytorum DNA harbors:
- a CDS encoding SAM-dependent methyltransferase, with protein sequence MSEAAGAPDAGPDPQVPSVARMYDFFLGGKENFAVDRRAAEEVGRALPGVAGVARSNRQFLRRAVRFAAERGVEQFLDLGAGLPTQGNVHEIARSVHPGARVVYVDNDPVVTSHGRALLTGDGDAAVVDADLRDAEAVLSDPRVRELIDFDLPVCVLFVAVLHFMPDEEDPAGVIGRYRDAVPAGSPLVISHAAVEEHRNLEVEDAYRSASAPFVARTREQVTALLDGLEIVDPGVVRLHEWRPEGGEYATDAGWTAVARKGR encoded by the coding sequence ATGAGCGAGGCCGCCGGCGCTCCGGACGCCGGGCCGGATCCGCAGGTGCCGAGTGTGGCGCGGATGTATGACTTCTTCCTCGGCGGCAAGGAGAACTTCGCCGTCGACCGGCGCGCGGCCGAGGAGGTCGGCCGGGCGCTCCCCGGCGTGGCCGGCGTGGCCAGGTCCAACCGTCAGTTCCTGCGGCGTGCCGTACGCTTCGCCGCCGAGCGCGGCGTCGAACAGTTCCTCGACCTGGGCGCGGGCCTGCCCACGCAGGGCAACGTCCACGAGATCGCCCGGTCGGTCCATCCCGGCGCGCGCGTCGTCTATGTGGACAACGACCCCGTCGTCACCTCCCACGGCCGGGCACTGCTCACCGGCGACGGCGACGCGGCCGTCGTCGACGCGGACCTGCGTGACGCGGAGGCCGTGCTGAGCGACCCGCGGGTGCGCGAGCTGATCGACTTCGACCTGCCGGTGTGCGTCCTGTTCGTCGCGGTACTCCACTTCATGCCCGACGAGGAGGACCCGGCCGGCGTCATAGGGCGGTACCGCGACGCGGTCCCGGCCGGCAGCCCGCTCGTGATCTCCCACGCCGCGGTGGAGGAACACCGCAACCTGGAGGTCGAAGACGCCTACCGGTCGGCGAGCGCTCCCTTCGTGGCCAGGACCCGTGAGCAGGTGACCGCGCTCCTGGACGGTTTGGAGATCGTCGACCCCGGGGTCGTGCGGCTCCACGAATGGCGTCCGGAAGGCGGCGAATACGCCACGGACGCCGGCTGGACCGCCGTGGCTCGCAAAGGCCGCTGA
- a CDS encoding carbohydrate binding domain-containing protein has translation MRPRTPLRAVLATTAMILAAFGIVTVSSTAASAAPLPSHVYAPYFEAWMGDDPAALAQQSGVKYLTMAFIQTASKGSCTPLWNGDTGSPIASSTFGTSISSLKSAGGDVIPSFGGYTADNTGTEIADSCTDVGQIAAAYEKVITTYDITRIDLDTEDNSLKNPAGIDRRNKAVKQVEDWAAANGRTVQFSYTLPTTTSGLSSDGLAVLQSAVANNARIDVVNLMTFDYYDNASHQMANDTQTAATGLHGQLASLYPGKSSAALWSMIGVTEMPGIDDFGAAETFTTANATQVENWAVSTGINTLSIWALQRDNGGCPGTGGSGTCSGIAQDTWYFSHTFEPFTGGGGGTPVNDFSVAASPSSAAVNPGGSASATVSTAVTSGSAQSVALTASGAPSGVTASLSPASVTAGGSSTLKLTTTSAAAPGTYPITVTGKAGSGSHSATFTLTVNGSGGGSLVNGGFESGLTPWTCQPGGTAVNSPVHSGSHALQVAATASQTGECDQSLTLQANHAYTLTGWVQGGYAYLGVSGGANASTWASSTGWTKLTVPFTTDSTGKVTVYVHGWYAQGNVYADDLSVA, from the coding sequence ATGCGACCACGTACGCCCCTGCGTGCGGTCCTCGCCACGACCGCCATGATTCTCGCCGCGTTCGGCATCGTCACGGTCAGCTCGACCGCCGCGAGCGCCGCGCCACTTCCCAGCCATGTGTACGCCCCCTACTTCGAGGCATGGATGGGTGATGACCCGGCCGCCCTCGCCCAGCAGTCCGGTGTCAAGTACCTGACCATGGCGTTCATCCAGACCGCTTCCAAGGGATCGTGTACGCCGCTCTGGAACGGCGACACGGGCTCCCCGATCGCCTCGTCCACGTTCGGAACCTCGATCTCCTCGCTCAAGTCGGCCGGCGGCGACGTCATCCCCTCCTTCGGCGGCTACACCGCGGACAACACCGGCACCGAGATCGCCGACAGCTGCACCGACGTCGGTCAGATCGCCGCCGCCTACGAGAAGGTCATCACGACCTACGACATCACCCGGATCGACCTCGACACCGAGGACAACTCGCTGAAGAACCCCGCCGGGATCGACCGGCGCAACAAGGCGGTCAAGCAGGTGGAGGACTGGGCCGCCGCCAACGGCCGTACGGTGCAGTTCTCCTACACGCTGCCCACCACGACCAGCGGGCTCTCGTCGGACGGGCTCGCCGTCCTGCAGAGCGCCGTGGCCAACAACGCCCGGATCGACGTCGTCAACCTGATGACGTTCGACTACTACGACAACGCGAGCCACCAGATGGCCAACGACACGCAGACCGCCGCCACCGGCCTGCACGGCCAGCTCGCGTCCCTGTACCCGGGCAAGAGCTCGGCGGCGCTGTGGAGCATGATCGGTGTCACCGAGATGCCGGGCATCGACGACTTCGGGGCGGCCGAGACGTTCACCACGGCCAACGCCACGCAGGTGGAGAACTGGGCCGTGAGCACCGGTATCAACACGCTGTCGATCTGGGCCCTCCAGCGCGACAACGGCGGATGCCCCGGTACGGGCGGCTCCGGTACCTGCTCGGGCATCGCCCAGGACACCTGGTACTTCAGCCACACGTTCGAACCGTTCACCGGCGGCGGTGGCGGCACACCCGTGAACGACTTCTCGGTCGCGGCGTCGCCGTCCTCGGCGGCCGTCAACCCCGGCGGCTCCGCCTCGGCCACGGTGAGCACCGCCGTGACCTCCGGCTCCGCGCAGTCGGTCGCACTGACCGCGAGCGGCGCGCCCTCGGGCGTCACCGCGTCGCTGAGCCCCGCCTCGGTGACCGCGGGCGGCTCGTCCACGTTGAAGCTGACCACCACGTCGGCGGCCGCGCCGGGGACCTACCCCATCACGGTCACCGGCAAGGCGGGCTCGGGAAGCCACAGCGCCACGTTCACCCTCACCGTCAACGGCTCCGGTGGCGGCTCCCTGGTCAACGGCGGCTTCGAGTCGGGCCTGACCCCCTGGACCTGCCAGCCGGGCGGTACGGCCGTGAACTCGCCGGTGCACTCGGGCAGCCATGCCCTGCAGGTGGCGGCGACCGCGAGCCAGACCGGTGAGTGCGACCAGTCGCTGACGCTGCAGGCGAACCACGCCTACACGCTGACCGGCTGGGTCCAGGGCGGCTACGCGTACCTGGGAGTCTCCGGCGGCGCGAACGCGAGCACCTGGGCGTCGTCCACCGGCTGGACGAAGCTGACGGTTCCGTTCACCACGGACTCCACCGGGAAGGTGACGGTCTACGTCCACGGCTGGTACGCCCAGGGCAACGTCTACGCCGACGACCTCAGCGTCGCCTGA
- a CDS encoding protoglobin domain-containing protein, protein MTEHEHTPTPDLVTEHPEQIPGYTYGTDAASDAPLTMEELDRLKEAVWLTADDEQALREAAGILADQADDMVTAYRARLHEQPWLAPYSGHPDGTPNPEYGAASKPRFDRWIIDACTRPLDQDWLNYQYEIGLRHTKAKKNKTDNADSADQIPLRYLLSFTAVVIATARDYLGAKGASAEQVDRMHSAFTKSVMLHVTVWTRAYVDPANW, encoded by the coding sequence ATGACCGAGCACGAGCACACCCCGACGCCGGACCTGGTCACCGAGCACCCCGAGCAGATCCCGGGCTACACCTACGGGACGGACGCGGCCTCCGACGCGCCGCTGACGATGGAGGAGCTCGACCGGCTCAAGGAGGCGGTGTGGCTGACCGCCGACGACGAACAGGCGCTGCGCGAGGCGGCCGGGATCCTCGCCGACCAGGCCGATGACATGGTCACCGCCTACCGTGCGCGGCTGCACGAGCAGCCGTGGCTGGCCCCGTACTCCGGCCATCCCGACGGCACGCCCAACCCGGAGTACGGCGCCGCGTCGAAGCCGCGCTTCGACCGGTGGATCATCGACGCCTGCACGCGTCCCCTGGACCAGGACTGGCTCAACTACCAGTACGAGATCGGCCTACGGCACACGAAGGCGAAGAAGAACAAGACCGACAACGCGGACTCGGCGGACCAGATCCCGCTGCGCTACCTACTCTCCTTCACCGCGGTCGTCATCGCCACCGCCCGCGACTACCTCGGGGCCAAGGGCGCCTCGGCCGAGCAGGTCGACCGCATGCATTCGGCCTTCACCAAGTCCGTCATGCTCCACGTGACCGTCTGGACCCGCGCGTACGTCGACCCCGCCAACTGGTAG
- the ypfJ gene encoding KPN_02809 family neutral zinc metallopeptidase, which translates to MDFDDDAQLDASQVEDSRGMPIGGMAFGGGAVGLVGLVLALIFGVNPGHIIGGDGGGGGGAPPTGSLSSKCRTGADADQSDDCRIVGVVNSVQAYWKKEFADSGADYTVAPTRLFSGSTSTACGAATAEVGPFYCPGDKRVYLDLGFFQELHDKFGAKGGPFAQAYVVAHEYGHHVQDALGTMRKVGDSRQGASSGSVRLELQADCYSGVWAKHAVQTGFFSKPFSSADIADALDAAGAVGDDRIQKSARGSADPETFTHGTSAQRQQWFSTGYDTGAPSRCDTFSGSI; encoded by the coding sequence GTGGATTTCGACGACGACGCCCAGCTCGACGCATCACAGGTCGAGGACTCGCGAGGGATGCCGATCGGCGGGATGGCCTTCGGCGGGGGTGCGGTCGGGCTGGTCGGCCTGGTTCTGGCCCTGATATTCGGGGTGAATCCCGGGCACATCATCGGCGGCGACGGAGGCGGAGGCGGAGGCGCCCCACCCACCGGGAGCCTGTCCTCGAAGTGCCGTACCGGTGCCGACGCCGACCAGTCGGATGACTGCCGCATCGTCGGTGTGGTCAACAGCGTCCAGGCGTACTGGAAGAAGGAGTTCGCCGACAGCGGCGCCGACTACACCGTGGCGCCGACCCGCCTGTTCAGCGGCTCGACGAGTACGGCCTGCGGCGCGGCGACCGCCGAGGTCGGCCCGTTCTACTGTCCGGGCGACAAACGCGTCTACCTCGATCTGGGGTTCTTCCAGGAACTCCATGACAAGTTCGGCGCCAAGGGCGGGCCGTTCGCGCAGGCGTACGTCGTGGCGCACGAGTACGGCCACCACGTGCAGGACGCGCTCGGCACCATGCGCAAGGTGGGCGACAGCCGCCAGGGCGCGTCGAGCGGCTCGGTACGCCTCGAGCTGCAGGCCGACTGCTACTCCGGGGTCTGGGCCAAGCACGCCGTACAGACCGGGTTCTTCAGCAAGCCGTTCAGCAGTGCCGACATCGCGGACGCCCTGGACGCCGCGGGGGCCGTCGGCGACGACCGCATCCAGAAGAGTGCGCGGGGGAGCGCGGATCCGGAGACCTTCACGCATGGCACCTCCGCGCAGCGGCAGCAGTGGTTCTCGACCGGGTACGACACGGGCGCGCCATCCCGCTGTGACACCTTTTCGGGGAGTATCTGA
- the cydC gene encoding thiol reductant ABC exporter subunit CydC translates to MSLMRLVASARPARGRLALAVLFGTLASGAGVGLMATSAWLISRAAQHPPVLMLMVAIVAVRAFGIGRGVFRYAERLTGHDATFRILAALRVRVYERLERLVPAGLGTLRGGDLLGRVVADVDAVQDLYLRALLPGAVAVVVGGASAGLAWALLPSAGAVLLAALLVAGVLAPWLSATVARRAERRGTDLRGELTKQVVDALRGAPELVAYGAAPERLAEAARLDRESTRAAARSAATAGAGAAVSALAGGLAVWGGLAVGVPAVRSGRLDGVLLAVVVLLPLAAFEAVAGLPLAAQYLERVRRSATRVFAVLDRDEPVREPGRPEEPPSAPYVLRARDLRARWTPGGPYALDGVSLDLTPGRRYAVVGPSGSGKTTLTAVLLRLLEPAGGEVSLNGVDLRALAGDDVRRVVGLCAQDAHVFDTTVGENLRLARPDATDEQVRDALRGARLLDWVEGLPRGLDTHVGEHGAQVSGGQRQRIALARALLADFPILLLDEPAEHLDVATADELTADLLTATRGRTTLLVTHRLAGLDAVDEIVVLDAGRVVERGSHAGLLDRPGVYRSLWRLERRGDEALGALA, encoded by the coding sequence ATGAGCCTCATGCGGTTGGTCGCGTCGGCGCGGCCGGCACGCGGCCGCCTCGCGCTGGCCGTCCTGTTCGGCACGCTGGCATCCGGCGCCGGGGTCGGGCTGATGGCCACCTCGGCCTGGCTGATCTCACGTGCCGCCCAGCATCCGCCGGTGCTCATGCTCATGGTGGCGATCGTCGCGGTGCGCGCGTTCGGGATCGGACGCGGAGTGTTCCGCTACGCCGAGCGGCTGACCGGCCATGACGCGACCTTCCGTATCCTCGCCGCCCTGCGGGTACGGGTGTACGAGCGGCTCGAACGGCTCGTCCCGGCCGGGCTGGGGACGTTGCGCGGCGGTGACCTGCTCGGACGGGTCGTCGCCGACGTCGACGCCGTTCAGGACCTCTACCTCCGTGCCCTGCTGCCCGGCGCGGTCGCCGTCGTCGTCGGCGGCGCGTCGGCCGGCCTCGCCTGGGCGCTGCTCCCGTCCGCGGGAGCGGTGCTGCTGGCGGCGTTGCTGGTCGCGGGCGTCCTGGCCCCCTGGCTGTCCGCGACCGTGGCGCGACGTGCCGAACGCCGCGGCACCGACCTTCGCGGCGAGCTGACCAAGCAGGTGGTCGACGCGTTGCGGGGCGCGCCCGAGCTGGTGGCGTACGGTGCCGCGCCGGAGCGGCTGGCCGAGGCCGCGCGCCTGGACCGGGAGTCCACCCGGGCGGCGGCACGCTCCGCGGCGACCGCCGGCGCCGGTGCGGCCGTCTCGGCGCTGGCGGGCGGACTCGCCGTCTGGGGCGGGCTCGCCGTCGGTGTGCCGGCGGTACGGTCCGGGCGCCTCGACGGGGTGCTGCTCGCGGTGGTCGTACTGCTGCCGCTGGCCGCGTTCGAGGCCGTGGCCGGGCTCCCGCTAGCCGCGCAGTACCTGGAGCGGGTCCGCCGCTCCGCGACCCGTGTCTTCGCCGTACTCGACCGGGACGAGCCCGTGCGCGAGCCCGGTCGGCCGGAGGAACCACCATCGGCGCCGTACGTCCTGCGCGCACGGGATCTGCGTGCCCGGTGGACACCCGGGGGGCCGTACGCCCTCGACGGCGTGTCCCTGGACCTCACCCCGGGGCGGCGGTACGCGGTCGTCGGGCCGAGCGGTTCGGGCAAGACGACGCTCACGGCCGTGTTGCTGCGCCTGCTCGAGCCGGCCGGCGGCGAGGTGTCGCTGAACGGCGTGGACCTTCGCGCGCTGGCGGGCGACGACGTACGCCGCGTGGTCGGGCTGTGCGCCCAGGACGCGCATGTGTTCGACACGACGGTCGGGGAGAACCTCCGGCTCGCCCGCCCCGACGCCACCGACGAGCAGGTACGCGACGCACTGCGCGGCGCACGCCTGCTGGACTGGGTCGAGGGACTGCCCCGTGGCCTGGACACCCACGTCGGCGAGCACGGTGCCCAGGTCTCGGGCGGCCAGCGGCAGCGCATCGCGCTGGCCCGCGCGCTGCTCGCCGACTTCCCGATCCTGCTGCTCGACGAGCCTGCGGAGCACCTGGACGTCGCGACCGCCGACGAGCTCACCGCGGACCTGCTGACGGCCACCCGTGGGCGTACCACCCTGCTGGTCACGCATCGGCTGGCCGGGTTGGACGCGGTCGACGAGATCGTCGTGCTCGACGCCGGCCGCGTGGTCGAGCGCGGCAGCCATGCCGGGCTCCTGGACCGGCCCGGCGTCTACCGGTCGCTGTGGCGCCTCGAGCGCCGCGGCGACGAGGCGCTCGGCGCGCTCGCGTGA
- a CDS encoding cytochrome P450 — MTSPDSCPAASPDGAMTDDPTTDGPPSLYGPEFAADPESVYGRLRSFGPVAPVELSPGVPGMLVTDYDVALEILRDMDRFPRDARRWQQGIPSDCPILPIMAYRPTCHLSDDPLRARLRDAVTDTLDRVDQNILRGFVERCADRLIAQIGPQGEADLRTEYSLILPLQVFNELCGCPAELGDRMVAAIQEVLKWENSEEANMTLGLAVLELMALKREQPGQDLTTWLLNHPGELTDEEVAHQLVMIIGAGSELVQNLIINALRLLLSDDRFAGDLSGGSMSVEDALEEVLWTDPPLANFGVTYPLEPLDFHGVKLPADEPVVISFAAANNDPSTLAEHRAGNRAHLAWGIGPHTCPAQGQARIIATVAIEKLLDGLPDMELAVPVDELTWRPGFIQRALSSLPVRFPALPEPEPDPFAGPSRADERDDADALETLAAPAPAPAPVAQEAPAPPTPARWWRRLVKWWAADTD, encoded by the coding sequence ATGACCTCGCCCGATTCCTGTCCGGCAGCGTCGCCGGACGGCGCGATGACGGATGACCCCACGACGGACGGCCCTCCTTCGCTGTACGGGCCGGAGTTCGCCGCCGACCCCGAAAGCGTGTACGGCAGGCTGCGCTCGTTCGGGCCCGTCGCGCCGGTCGAGCTGTCCCCGGGCGTGCCCGGCATGCTCGTCACCGACTACGACGTCGCGCTGGAGATCCTGCGTGACATGGACAGGTTTCCCCGTGACGCCCGCCGGTGGCAGCAGGGGATCCCGTCCGACTGCCCGATTCTGCCGATCATGGCCTACCGGCCGACGTGCCACCTGAGTGACGATCCTCTCCGTGCCCGGCTGCGGGACGCGGTGACCGACACCCTGGACCGGGTCGACCAGAACATCCTGCGCGGTTTCGTCGAGCGTTGCGCGGACCGGCTCATCGCCCAGATCGGCCCTCAGGGCGAGGCGGACCTGCGCACCGAGTACTCCCTGATCCTGCCGTTGCAGGTCTTCAACGAGCTGTGCGGGTGCCCGGCCGAGCTCGGCGACCGGATGGTCGCGGCCATCCAGGAGGTTCTCAAGTGGGAGAACTCCGAAGAGGCGAACATGACGCTCGGCCTGGCCGTCCTGGAGCTCATGGCGCTCAAGCGCGAGCAGCCCGGCCAGGACCTGACCACGTGGCTGCTCAACCATCCGGGCGAGCTCACCGACGAGGAGGTGGCGCACCAGCTGGTGATGATCATCGGCGCGGGCAGTGAGCTCGTGCAGAACCTCATCATCAACGCGCTGCGGCTGCTGCTGTCCGACGACCGGTTCGCCGGTGACCTGTCCGGCGGCAGCATGTCCGTCGAGGACGCGCTCGAAGAGGTCCTGTGGACGGACCCGCCGCTCGCCAACTTCGGTGTCACCTACCCGCTCGAGCCGCTGGACTTCCACGGAGTGAAGCTGCCCGCCGACGAGCCGGTCGTCATCAGCTTCGCCGCGGCCAACAACGACCCGTCGACCCTCGCCGAGCACCGGGCGGGCAACCGCGCCCACCTGGCGTGGGGCATCGGGCCGCACACGTGCCCGGCTCAGGGGCAGGCGCGCATCATCGCCACGGTCGCCATCGAGAAGCTCCTCGACGGGCTGCCGGACATGGAGCTCGCGGTCCCCGTCGACGAGCTCACCTGGCGGCCCGGCTTCATCCAGCGCGCCCTGTCCTCGCTGCCCGTACGCTTCCCGGCGCTCCCCGAACCCGAGCCGGATCCGTTCGCGGGACCGTCCCGCGCCGACGAACGGGACGACGCCGACGCACTGGAGACGCTGGCGGCTCCCGCTCCCGCCCCCGCGCCCGTGGCGCAGGAGGCGCCGGCGCCCCCGACGCCGGCCCGCTGGTGGCGTCGCCTGGTGAAATGGTGGGCCGCCGACACGGACTGA
- a CDS encoding transglycosylase SLT domain-containing protein → MVTFAQLRDANPAMFHQSAAAWKDWADAALEHAGYLDDKVGKHIAEPHWSGLTSELARGKVAHTQTNLSISAEQLKTVETVLVTAGQDFEEDQNDLLTAVAEAKQAGFNVDGNGVVTVPENLTKGKPAADVNSVNNHASACQVRINAAVYRATRVDTGLTKELAELMPKNGGKGGNGGKGGPGGGGGGNGGGGAHRGYGPSGGPPMQRPSGKVADWINQAIQILRENGVNLGPDDASYIATIIQYESGGNPNSINLWDSNYDAGHPSKGLMQTIDGTFNEHALPGHTNIWNPVDNIIAGTRYALERYHGSLANVPGIRNLLHGGKYVGY, encoded by the coding sequence GTGGTCACCTTCGCTCAGCTCAGGGACGCGAACCCGGCGATGTTCCACCAGAGCGCCGCGGCATGGAAGGACTGGGCCGACGCGGCGCTCGAACACGCGGGTTACCTCGATGACAAGGTCGGCAAGCACATCGCCGAACCCCACTGGAGCGGACTCACCTCCGAGCTCGCCCGGGGCAAGGTCGCCCACACGCAGACGAACCTGTCGATCTCGGCCGAGCAGCTCAAGACGGTCGAGACCGTGCTCGTCACGGCCGGCCAGGACTTCGAGGAGGACCAGAACGACCTCCTCACCGCCGTGGCCGAGGCCAAGCAGGCCGGCTTCAACGTCGACGGAAACGGCGTCGTGACGGTGCCGGAGAACCTCACCAAGGGCAAGCCGGCCGCCGACGTCAACAGCGTCAACAACCACGCGTCGGCCTGCCAGGTCCGCATCAACGCCGCCGTCTACCGGGCGACCAGAGTCGACACGGGCCTGACGAAAGAGCTCGCCGAGCTGATGCCGAAGAACGGCGGAAAGGGCGGGAACGGCGGGAAGGGTGGCCCGGGCGGAGGCGGCGGGGGGAACGGCGGCGGTGGCGCGCACCGCGGCTACGGGCCCAGCGGAGGGCCTCCGATGCAGCGGCCCAGCGGCAAGGTCGCCGACTGGATCAACCAGGCGATCCAGATCTTGCGGGAGAACGGCGTCAACCTGGGCCCGGACGACGCGAGCTACATCGCCACCATCATCCAGTACGAATCGGGCGGAAACCCGAACTCGATCAACCTCTGGGACAGCAACTACGACGCCGGCCATCCGTCCAAGGGGCTGATGCAGACCATCGACGGGACCTTCAACGAGCACGCGTTGCCCGGCCACACGAACATCTGGAACCCGGTCGACAACATCATCGCCGGAACGAGGTACGCCCTCGAGAGGTACCACGGTTCGCTCGCCAATGTGCCCGGCATCCGCAACCTGCTCCATGGCGGCAAATACGTGGGCTATTAG
- a CDS encoding RraA family protein: MDTMLKAFAELSTPLVADACLRCDVPLRAAPPGVAAVVPGHRVAGRVLPARHYGSVDVFLEAFGRAEAGDVLVVDNGGRQDEACVGDLAVLEAEAAGASGVVVWGLHRDTTELAEIGLPVFSYGSHPPGPVRLDEQEPEALVSARFGEHRVSADDVVFGDEDGVLFVAAEHAERVLATAAGIRDTERQQARRIRAGDTLRRQTDFADYLARRAADPSYTFRRHLRRIGGAIEE; this comes from the coding sequence ATGGACACCATGCTGAAGGCCTTCGCCGAGCTGTCCACACCGCTGGTCGCCGACGCCTGTCTCCGGTGCGACGTGCCGCTGCGCGCCGCGCCGCCGGGTGTGGCGGCGGTCGTGCCCGGACACCGCGTCGCGGGCCGCGTGCTGCCGGCCCGGCACTACGGGAGCGTGGACGTGTTCCTGGAGGCGTTCGGCCGGGCCGAGGCGGGCGACGTGCTCGTCGTCGACAACGGCGGCCGCCAGGACGAGGCGTGCGTGGGCGACCTGGCCGTGCTCGAGGCCGAGGCGGCGGGCGCGTCCGGCGTGGTCGTGTGGGGACTGCACCGCGACACCACGGAGCTGGCCGAGATCGGGCTCCCGGTCTTCAGCTACGGCAGCCACCCCCCAGGCCCCGTACGCCTGGACGAGCAGGAGCCCGAGGCGCTGGTCAGCGCCCGGTTCGGGGAACACCGGGTGAGCGCGGACGACGTCGTCTTCGGCGACGAGGACGGCGTGCTGTTCGTCGCCGCCGAGCACGCCGAGCGCGTACTCGCGACCGCCGCCGGGATCCGGGACACCGAGCGCCAACAGGCGCGCAGGATCCGCGCGGGCGACACGCTGCGCCGGCAGACGGACTTCGCGGATTACCTGGCGCGGCGTGCCGCCGATCCCTCCTACACCTTCCGCCGGCACCTCCGGCGCATCGGCGGAGCCATCGAGGAGTAG
- a CDS encoding fatty acid desaturase family protein, with protein sequence MPESTLTRHGFQPLIRQIRDEGLLNRRPGYYVRLIGVDLLLYAAVWVAVAFVGDSWWQLALALPAAVFTARIYFIGHDAGHGQIGSTRKVNRLLGFLIGNLLIGLSYGWWTDKHNRHHANPNHTDKDPDVGVGVLIWTPEQAMARRGGFVGWLTRHQGRLFIPLLLLEGINLKVTSIRSVAGELRSENRSKRDRARVEAVLLTVHFALYFGLLFTMMSPALAVLFFFVHQALLGVHLGAAFAPNHKGMPAPGPDEQWDHLRKQVLTSRNVRGGRVTDWFLGGLNYQIEHHLFPSMPRPHLRRSQPLIRAYCELAGLPYTEESLVESYAQALRHLHACGAPLR encoded by the coding sequence ATGCCAGAGAGCACCCTGACCAGGCATGGCTTCCAGCCATTGATACGCCAGATCCGCGACGAGGGGCTGCTGAACCGGCGTCCCGGGTACTACGTGCGGTTGATCGGGGTGGACCTGCTGCTGTACGCCGCCGTCTGGGTGGCCGTCGCGTTCGTCGGAGACTCGTGGTGGCAGCTCGCGCTGGCCCTGCCGGCCGCCGTCTTCACCGCCCGCATCTACTTCATCGGCCACGACGCCGGGCACGGCCAGATCGGGAGCACCCGGAAGGTGAACCGCCTCCTGGGATTCCTGATCGGCAATCTCCTGATCGGGCTGAGCTACGGCTGGTGGACGGACAAGCACAACCGGCACCACGCCAACCCGAACCACACCGACAAGGACCCGGACGTCGGCGTGGGCGTCCTCATCTGGACGCCGGAACAGGCGATGGCGCGGCGCGGAGGATTCGTCGGCTGGCTCACGCGCCACCAGGGGCGGCTCTTCATCCCCCTGCTGCTCCTGGAGGGCATCAACCTCAAGGTGACCAGCATTCGTTCGGTCGCGGGCGAGCTGAGGAGCGAGAACCGCAGCAAGCGTGACCGGGCCCGGGTCGAGGCCGTGCTGCTCACCGTGCACTTCGCCCTCTACTTCGGGCTGCTCTTCACCATGATGTCTCCCGCCCTGGCGGTCCTCTTCTTCTTCGTGCACCAGGCGCTGCTGGGCGTCCACCTGGGCGCCGCGTTCGCGCCCAACCACAAGGGCATGCCCGCCCCGGGTCCGGACGAGCAGTGGGACCACCTCCGCAAGCAGGTCCTCACCTCACGGAACGTGCGCGGTGGCCGGGTGACCGACTGGTTCCTGGGCGGCCTCAACTACCAGATCGAGCATCACCTCTTCCCGAGCATGCCGCGCCCGCACCTGAGGCGCTCCCAGCCGCTGATCCGTGCCTACTGCGAGCTCGCCGGCCTTCCGTACACCGAGGAGAGCCTGGTCGAGTCGTACGCCCAGGCGCTCCGGCACCTGCACGCGTGCGGTGCGCCGCTGCGCTGA